One window from the genome of Leptospira broomii serovar Hurstbridge str. 5399 encodes:
- a CDS encoding M23 family metallopeptidase, with protein sequence MEKMIKKRIDQVKEKGHQRLTVLLIPHGFDKSFHFQISIFTIFFLVGLLFSIVGIAVLGIVKYNNTRIQINALASVYGKYFDEYIEYSAKLDDIQDDFLTLTENLQEIHSLTDGQSEELLKLPDDSDIDGVAFTELKSEETADKDLMLGRSYLSEIYGYRTVRVSMEKNRALVDSVYDFLDTRYGIMNALPFGEPLTSYNLTSYYGMRRSPTFGYMEFHDGVDLANVPNTPIYSTGDGRVYRAIHSPRGYGNHIVIQHANGYYSLYGHCTRLLVKEGDTVYKGQLIATVGSTGNVTGPHVHYEVWIGESNRTDPMDYMKVGIGQY encoded by the coding sequence ATGGAAAAGATGATTAAAAAGCGCATCGACCAGGTTAAGGAGAAAGGTCACCAAAGGTTAACCGTTCTTCTGATTCCTCACGGATTTGATAAGTCCTTTCATTTTCAAATATCAATATTTACCATTTTCTTCTTAGTCGGACTTTTGTTTTCAATTGTCGGCATAGCTGTTTTAGGGATCGTAAAATACAATAACACGCGTATTCAAATCAATGCGCTTGCTTCCGTTTACGGAAAGTATTTTGACGAATACATCGAGTATAGTGCCAAACTGGATGATATTCAGGATGATTTTTTAACATTAACGGAAAATCTCCAAGAAATCCATTCCCTGACCGATGGACAGTCGGAGGAATTACTCAAGCTACCGGACGACTCCGATATCGATGGGGTTGCGTTTACCGAGCTAAAATCGGAAGAAACTGCGGATAAAGACCTGATGTTAGGACGATCCTACCTCTCGGAAATATACGGATATCGCACCGTTCGAGTGTCCATGGAAAAAAATCGAGCGCTGGTAGATTCGGTATACGACTTTTTGGATACCCGTTACGGAATCATGAACGCGCTCCCGTTCGGAGAGCCTCTAACATCTTACAATCTTACTTCGTACTATGGGATGCGACGATCTCCTACTTTCGGATATATGGAATTCCATGACGGCGTCGATTTGGCAAACGTTCCTAACACGCCAATCTATTCTACGGGTGATGGGCGAGTGTATCGCGCGATTCATTCTCCGAGAGGCTACGGTAATCATATAGTAATCCAACATGCAAACGGCTACTATAGCTTGTACGGCCATTGTACTCGTCTTTTAGTGAAGGAAGGGGACACGGTTTACAAAGGACAATTGATTGCAACCGTAGGCTCTACGGGAAACGTCACCGGACCTCACGTCCATTACGAAGTT
- a CDS encoding cytochrome P450, producing the protein MLSLKETNPSRPVPNLPPGTFGFPALRYLPFLSRDTIGFFRMLHAKYGKTVRFGIRKIVIHLITQPEDIKRVLQENSQNYHKGVFYKELGRILGRGLLNSEGEFWKKQRKLIQPAFHRQRIAEFVEVMANETDKMLETWKPKSSIDVSKEMMHLTFAIVGRTLFKTEVTSYANRIESALTIALEITTKRIKKLIPPPFNWPTPGNIKLKKAVQEMHSVVEELIEERKKTPSNDIISMLLEVKDEETGERMSETQVRDEAITLLLAGHETTANALSWAFYLLTQNPDAYEKIRQESINVLRDRNPTLEDVQNLTYTRKVLDETLRLYPPAWVIERRSMGWDTLGGYDVPPGTNVSICIFNLHRNPDFWEDPDKFDPDRFDEERSKDRPKNAYIPFGGGPRVCIGNIFAITEAVFVLALVCRKFKFQLRTEKPVVLEPLVTLRPKYGIHLDLVST; encoded by the coding sequence GTGTTGTCGCTAAAAGAAACAAATCCGAGCCGCCCTGTTCCAAATCTTCCGCCAGGAACCTTTGGATTCCCCGCCTTAAGATATCTACCGTTTTTAAGCAGAGATACGATTGGCTTTTTCCGAATGCTTCATGCGAAGTACGGTAAGACTGTCCGATTTGGAATTAGAAAAATCGTAATTCATCTTATTACTCAACCGGAAGATATTAAGCGGGTTCTTCAAGAAAATAGCCAGAACTATCATAAGGGTGTTTTTTATAAAGAATTAGGAAGAATTCTAGGAAGAGGACTCTTGAATAGCGAGGGAGAGTTTTGGAAGAAACAAAGAAAGTTGATTCAACCCGCTTTTCATCGTCAAAGAATCGCCGAGTTTGTGGAAGTAATGGCAAACGAGACGGACAAGATGCTAGAGACTTGGAAACCAAAGTCGTCCATAGATGTTTCTAAAGAGATGATGCATTTAACGTTCGCGATTGTCGGAAGAACGCTTTTTAAAACCGAAGTTACAAGTTATGCAAATCGGATCGAGTCAGCTTTGACAATTGCGTTGGAGATAACCACGAAGCGAATTAAGAAGTTGATTCCGCCACCGTTTAACTGGCCGACACCAGGAAATATAAAATTGAAAAAAGCGGTTCAAGAGATGCATTCGGTTGTGGAAGAATTGATTGAAGAAAGAAAGAAAACTCCATCCAACGATATCATATCGATGCTGCTCGAAGTAAAGGACGAAGAGACCGGCGAAAGAATGAGCGAAACTCAAGTGAGAGACGAAGCGATCACTTTGCTCTTGGCCGGACATGAAACGACCGCAAACGCGCTTTCTTGGGCTTTTTATCTCCTCACTCAAAACCCGGATGCTTATGAAAAAATCAGACAAGAGTCGATAAACGTATTAAGGGATCGTAATCCGACATTGGAGGATGTTCAAAATTTAACTTACACTAGGAAGGTCTTGGATGAGACTCTAAGGTTATATCCTCCTGCATGGGTGATAGAACGCAGATCGATGGGGTGGGATACTCTCGGCGGATACGATGTTCCTCCTGGAACGAACGTATCCATCTGTATTTTTAATTTGCATCGAAATCCGGATTTTTGGGAAGACCCTGATAAATTCGATCCGGATCGATTTGATGAAGAAAGGTCCAAGGACAGACCTAAAAACGCGTATATTCCTTTTGGCGGCGGCCCGAGAGTATGCATCGGCAATATTTTTGCGATAACGGAGGCCGTGTTTGTACTGGCTCTGGTTTGCAGAAAATTTAAGTTTCAATTGAGAACTGAAAAACCTGTCGTTTTGGAACCTTTAGTCACATTAAGACCTAAATATGGAATTCACCTAGATCTAGTTTCCACTTGA
- a CDS encoding RNA polymerase sigma factor — protein sequence MEQKEFAILIDSTKHIVLSAIKKNLYEEFYDSIDDVAQETYIRAYKSLAANKFRGDSSHSTWLYTIARNESLRMNQKRMRQANLATKLKEKVVQDSILNPRDEMDESGAELELKDLISNLPWKYKSVLALVSEGYKEQQIAQKLGIPEGTVKSRSFRGKQMLKKLFFQES from the coding sequence ATGGAACAAAAAGAATTTGCCATCTTGATCGATTCAACGAAGCACATCGTGCTTTCCGCTATTAAAAAAAACTTGTACGAGGAGTTTTACGATTCGATCGACGACGTAGCGCAGGAAACGTACATTCGAGCCTATAAGAGTTTGGCTGCGAACAAGTTTAGAGGAGATTCTTCTCATAGTACTTGGCTTTATACGATAGCAAGAAATGAATCCCTTCGCATGAATCAAAAGCGGATGCGCCAAGCGAATCTCGCTACGAAGCTCAAGGAAAAAGTCGTTCAAGACTCCATCTTGAATCCAAGAGATGAAATGGATGAAAGTGGAGCCGAATTGGAACTCAAGGATTTGATTTCTAATTTACCTTGGAAATATAAATCCGTCTTGGCTCTAGTTTCGGAAGGATATAAGGAGCAGCAAATCGCTCAAAAGCTCGGTATTCCCGAGGGAACGGTAAAGTCTCGCTCATTTCGAGGAAAGCAAATGCTGAAAAAACTATTTTTCCAGGAAAGCTGA
- a CDS encoding SanA/YdcF family protein, with amino-acid sequence MPAFPSTFESNPGQRVFWNGKKRLVAVFILALSFGIPASIDLSIEREYELRTLHAGNYRSLKPATVAIVPGASVYRNVPSPVLKDRLDCALELYHQGKVRKILLSGDNGSSYYNEVKPMLIYVLERNVNQRDVFVDHAGFRTLDTLVRAKEIFQVKDAIFVSQKFHQPRAAFIAKKIGLEFQSYESDRRPYVSGPFSRFREFFARTLAWIDMNLTNTAPKYLGNPFPIEGSGTKTWKGSVL; translated from the coding sequence ATGCCCGCCTTCCCCTCAACCTTTGAATCTAATCCTGGACAAAGGGTTTTTTGGAACGGTAAAAAAAGACTCGTTGCAGTCTTTATACTCGCGCTAAGCTTTGGAATCCCCGCCTCGATAGATCTATCCATCGAACGAGAATATGAGCTAAGAACTCTTCATGCCGGAAATTATCGATCCCTAAAACCGGCAACAGTAGCAATTGTTCCCGGAGCTTCAGTTTATAGAAACGTCCCGTCCCCGGTATTAAAAGATCGTTTAGATTGTGCTTTGGAATTATATCATCAAGGTAAGGTTAGAAAAATTCTATTATCCGGCGATAACGGCAGCAGTTATTACAATGAAGTGAAACCCATGTTGATTTATGTTTTAGAAAGAAATGTAAATCAACGCGATGTTTTCGTAGATCATGCAGGATTCCGAACTCTTGATACCTTAGTTCGGGCCAAGGAAATTTTTCAAGTTAAGGACGCGATTTTTGTAAGCCAGAAATTCCACCAGCCTCGGGCCGCATTCATCGCGAAAAAAATAGGCTTGGAATTCCAATCCTATGAATCGGACCGGCGACCGTATGTCAGCGGTCCTTTTAGCCGTTTTAGAGAATTCTTCGCAAGAACTCTTGCATGGATTGATATGAATCTGACAAACACGGCGCCCAAATACTTAGGGAATCCCTTTCCGATAGAGGGAAGTGGAACAAAAACCTGGAAAGGATCAGTTCTTTAA
- a CDS encoding GDP-mannose 4,6-dehydratase encodes MKCLVTGAEGFVGTYLVRELLKRPGYNVLGLGVRDQSRNLPFPFRVCDLRDYNSLSNLILDFVPDLVFHLAGQAFVPRAIEDPSETLEINVGGTLNLLELLRRSNRKVRFLYVSSADVYGNLTPESLPVREETTPKPLNPYSSSKVAAETYCLQYARCNQGLEAIVSRPFNHIGIGQNSKFVVPNFCKQILEVVNAENTELPKEILVGDLNPTRDFLHVQDVIEAYILLAERGMTGEIYNICSGTETKISEILNWMIEFSKVSIIPKIDPSRIRSAEMLRSVGDNSKLKSLGWAPKISVKDAVREIFEYIRLSEFS; translated from the coding sequence ATGAAATGTCTCGTAACTGGTGCAGAGGGATTTGTAGGGACATATCTGGTTCGCGAACTCCTAAAACGGCCCGGGTATAATGTCCTTGGTTTGGGGGTTCGGGATCAAAGCCGGAATCTGCCATTCCCTTTCCGTGTCTGCGACTTGCGGGACTATAATAGCCTTTCGAATTTGATACTAGATTTTGTTCCCGATTTAGTATTTCACCTAGCCGGCCAGGCATTCGTTCCTAGGGCCATCGAAGATCCGTCAGAAACTCTGGAAATCAATGTCGGTGGAACTCTTAACCTACTAGAATTGCTTCGACGTTCGAATCGAAAAGTTAGGTTTTTGTACGTTTCTTCCGCCGATGTTTACGGAAATCTTACTCCGGAAAGTCTCCCGGTCCGAGAAGAAACGACGCCTAAGCCTTTGAATCCGTATTCATCCTCAAAAGTTGCCGCAGAAACATATTGTCTTCAATATGCTAGGTGCAATCAGGGTCTTGAAGCGATCGTTTCTAGACCATTTAATCATATCGGCATCGGTCAAAATTCCAAATTCGTAGTTCCGAATTTTTGCAAACAGATTTTAGAAGTTGTAAATGCGGAAAATACCGAACTTCCGAAAGAAATTTTAGTCGGAGATTTAAATCCTACTAGAGATTTCTTACATGTTCAAGATGTGATAGAAGCGTATATCCTGCTTGCCGAGCGGGGTATGACGGGAGAAATTTATAATATATGCTCCGGTACAGAAACGAAGATTTCCGAAATATTAAATTGGATGATAGAATTTAGTAAAGTTTCAATTATTCCGAAAATCGATCCTTCGAGAATACGTTCGGCCGAAATGCTTCGCTCTGTGGGAGATAATTCTAAATTAAAATCCCTCGGTTGGGCGCCGAAAATTTCGGTTAAGGATGCCGTTCGTGAAATTTTCGAATATATTCGATTATCTGAATTTAGTTAA
- a CDS encoding LIC_10202 family protein has translation MEERSPDIIEIKDTSVNVRELMEEIESRLARRPVTKEELEKLSRWKFAPESPEGYREFDAAETAHLFEKGIAPPKFTNPKFRFIRGPLRWVFISLVEFYAFLDKKLSENRTRAFYSVLNELILLRGDHEKLKRKFERFYNEFIELNYSLRREIKPEFLWSSEFLYEEETLEESEKLLLSLISPGNSVLVLNPEWGKFLKHLLKAQIEFRCVTWNANHYNFIKEQVFNSVELLSFDELLPQPPLPSKVVLPSNLCFLPNWVLEKLFRTLAQKAAPSTEFLFRYSNFSNRFASPFQPVLLTQVGESSLREFLRKLGFKNVVETKVGDGFAVLSFRK, from the coding sequence ATGGAAGAAAGATCTCCCGATATTATTGAAATCAAAGACACTTCCGTGAATGTCCGGGAGTTGATGGAAGAAATCGAGTCAAGATTGGCTCGACGCCCTGTCACGAAAGAGGAGCTTGAAAAACTTTCCCGATGGAAATTTGCTCCCGAGTCTCCGGAAGGATATCGAGAGTTTGATGCCGCAGAGACCGCTCACCTATTCGAAAAAGGGATTGCACCTCCCAAATTTACGAACCCGAAATTTCGCTTCATTCGAGGTCCGCTCAGATGGGTCTTTATCAGCCTCGTAGAATTTTACGCATTCTTAGATAAGAAACTTTCTGAAAATCGAACTCGAGCTTTTTATAGCGTATTAAACGAATTAATCCTTCTACGCGGCGATCATGAAAAATTGAAACGTAAATTCGAGCGATTCTATAACGAATTTATCGAATTAAACTATTCTTTGCGTAGGGAAATAAAACCGGAATTTCTTTGGTCCAGCGAGTTTCTTTACGAAGAAGAAACGTTAGAAGAAAGTGAAAAGCTCCTTTTATCGTTGATCTCACCGGGAAATTCGGTCTTAGTCCTTAATCCTGAATGGGGAAAATTCCTAAAACATTTACTGAAAGCCCAAATCGAGTTCCGCTGCGTCACCTGGAATGCAAATCATTATAATTTCATAAAAGAACAGGTTTTCAATTCGGTCGAATTGCTTTCCTTCGATGAACTACTACCTCAACCTCCGCTTCCTTCTAAAGTCGTCCTACCTTCGAATTTATGTTTTTTGCCGAATTGGGTTCTAGAAAAATTATTTAGAACTTTAGCTCAAAAAGCGGCTCCGAGCACTGAATTTTTATTTAGATATTCGAATTTCTCGAACCGATTCGCTTCACCCTTCCAACCGGTTCTTTTAACCCAGGTCGGAGAATCTTCACTAAGAGAGTTCCTTAGAAAATTGGGATTTAAGAACGTTGTGGAAACTAAAGTCGGCGACGGCTTTGCCGTACTTAGTTTCAGAAAATGA
- a CDS encoding glycosyltransferase, whose product MKVYQHITEFRDYDGIGNDMKGISSTLDSIQIPSEIVCLSNFSSADFVIRSFLDENWREYENRNQVHILQYGGPGYPLDDFLALPGKKFVRFQNVTPPIFFKPFVEEDLFHLFSLEFKRSILELHKLSRSVEAFIPSSKYSASNLEDLNIMNSKVLPIVRKYQWSGRSDRRKNGYTLGFVGRIAPNKKVEDLLLLIYFLKRINSKYRILICGSVPVIFGKYFSHLKRMTWDLGLGENVQFRMSPTDHEMVRFWDDMDAYVSMSEHEGFGIPLVEALSKDLPVFAYSCTSVPETLRGAGFLFRNKDLNSLRKLAEWIHLVLQTEGSGKPLPGEGASVKRREVVEEYNSIPFDRFFKQLLTVREPSSSAY is encoded by the coding sequence ATGAAAGTCTATCAACATATCACCGAATTCCGCGATTACGATGGAATCGGAAACGATATGAAAGGAATTTCGTCGACGTTAGACTCGATACAAATTCCCTCGGAAATCGTCTGCCTTTCGAATTTTAGTTCAGCGGATTTTGTGATCCGAAGTTTTTTGGACGAAAATTGGCGGGAGTACGAAAATAGAAATCAAGTCCATATTCTTCAGTACGGGGGGCCAGGCTATCCGTTGGATGATTTTTTGGCCTTACCGGGGAAGAAATTCGTTCGTTTCCAAAACGTAACACCTCCGATTTTTTTTAAACCTTTCGTTGAGGAAGATTTATTTCATCTATTCTCCCTCGAATTTAAGCGCTCTATCTTGGAACTTCATAAACTCAGCCGTTCCGTTGAAGCATTCATTCCGAGTTCCAAATACAGCGCTTCCAATCTGGAAGATTTGAATATAATGAATTCTAAGGTTTTACCCATAGTGCGTAAATACCAATGGTCCGGACGAAGCGACCGAAGAAAAAACGGTTATACCCTTGGGTTTGTGGGAAGAATAGCGCCTAATAAAAAAGTCGAAGATCTATTACTATTAATATATTTTCTTAAGCGAATTAATAGCAAATATAGGATTCTAATTTGTGGATCCGTTCCGGTGATATTCGGTAAATATTTCTCTCATTTAAAGCGGATGACTTGGGATTTAGGGTTAGGGGAAAACGTCCAATTTAGAATGAGTCCGACCGATCATGAGATGGTCCGATTTTGGGATGACATGGACGCGTACGTGAGTATGAGCGAGCATGAAGGTTTCGGTATTCCTCTTGTGGAGGCGTTAAGCAAAGATCTTCCGGTATTCGCGTATTCATGCACTTCCGTTCCGGAAACTTTAAGAGGGGCTGGCTTTCTTTTTAGAAACAAAGACTTAAATAGTCTTCGAAAACTTGCAGAATGGATTCATCTAGTTTTACAAACGGAAGGCTCGGGAAAACCTTTACCAGGAGAAGGAGCCTCCGTTAAACGCAGAGAAGTCGTGGAGGAATATAACTCGATTCCTTTTGACCGTTTCTTTAAACAACTGCTTACAGTTAGAGAACCGAGCTCGTCGGCATATTAA
- a CDS encoding glycosyltransferase family 4 protein: MGRQGIHQFAAGFNLGDAISNEMSSLRSVFRRLGYSSEIFAENTGPGTATYVRKYKYFKPKGRDILFYHHSIHSNVLDFIRKTKQPKILVYHNVTPPSYFEKYDLKLTYLLRKGREELKQIKDEFSLSFAVSEFNKKELEELGYENVKLLPITYQIPSKPIFFGPRIAELQARGPRFLFVGRISPNKRQDDLIRFAYYYLNAFGEDFQLFLVGFSSKELYLYREELERMLDFYKLRRNVIITDFLTDEGLQKMYRECDLFISMSEHEGFCVPLLEAMVHGIPVMAFDAGAVSETLSGAGILFKEKKMDFLAELANKIITDPKLNRAVLDTQEKRIRNFSTVRPESILRPILAEFS, from the coding sequence ATGGGAAGGCAGGGAATTCATCAATTTGCAGCTGGTTTTAATTTAGGCGATGCCATTTCTAATGAAATGTCGTCGCTTAGATCCGTATTTCGAAGGCTAGGTTATTCCTCCGAAATATTTGCCGAGAACACGGGCCCTGGGACCGCCACCTATGTTAGAAAATATAAATATTTTAAACCGAAAGGAAGAGATATTTTATTCTATCATCATTCGATTCATTCAAACGTCTTGGACTTTATTCGGAAGACTAAGCAACCGAAAATTCTCGTTTATCATAATGTTACTCCTCCTTCCTACTTTGAAAAGTATGATTTAAAACTAACCTATCTTCTCCGGAAAGGTCGAGAGGAACTAAAGCAAATCAAAGACGAATTTTCCCTATCATTTGCAGTCTCGGAATTCAATAAGAAGGAATTAGAGGAACTTGGTTACGAAAACGTCAAACTTTTACCGATCACATATCAAATTCCCTCAAAGCCGATTTTCTTTGGACCGAGAATTGCCGAATTACAAGCGAGAGGACCTCGGTTTCTTTTTGTTGGAAGGATTTCCCCGAATAAAAGACAGGATGACCTAATCCGCTTCGCCTATTATTATTTGAATGCTTTCGGCGAGGATTTTCAACTCTTCTTGGTCGGCTTTAGTTCGAAAGAACTTTACTTATACAGGGAAGAATTGGAAAGAATGTTAGATTTTTATAAACTACGCAGGAACGTTATCATAACCGATTTTCTAACTGACGAAGGCTTGCAAAAAATGTACCGCGAATGCGATTTGTTCATTTCGATGAGCGAGCACGAGGGCTTTTGCGTGCCTTTACTGGAGGCTATGGTTCATGGGATACCGGTTATGGCATTCGACGCAGGTGCTGTCAGTGAAACTTTGTCCGGCGCGGGAATTTTATTTAAAGAGAAGAAAATGGATTTTCTCGCCGAACTAGCCAATAAGATAATCACGGACCCTAAACTGAATAGAGCCGTACTCGATACTCAGGAAAAGCGAATCCGAAATTTTTCGACAGTCCGTCCCGAATCCATTTTGAGGCCGATCCTTGCAGAATTCTCGTAG
- a CDS encoding glycosyltransferase family 4 protein — protein MQNSRRRLAIVTPIFSGRVSGGSERLIYLYTLMLSKFYEVTVLSTRSLDYISWKNQIPVKEITPVQLGPDIEKKISSEWLETNSEDRIRILRFSVEKERQIQKFNKYSDRILNDRAYGPFSKNAFKSEEDQERIWVEMQGPYCPDLIQYIETNERDYDVFVFVSYLYYPMVYGLPLVAKKSLVIPTLHDEPPAKLSIYRNLFKDDSAYSFNTPEERTLFKNIYGFSPTLENVIGMHLETPEPEMLERKQLKKETDCFDFLYVGRIDEGKGVSELVEFFADWQRRTGRRDKLLLAGKGDLKLLHKLTKYPFLQVLGFIEESKKARYILEADVLINPSPMESFSIILMEAWIRGTAVLVNGKSEVLKGHCLRSNGGLYYIDKQSFAAVADYLVSHPKERETMGINGKRYVQLNFNPDIVEKKLINIVERTIRRRYSE, from the coding sequence TTGCAGAATTCTCGTAGACGCCTAGCTATCGTAACTCCGATTTTTTCAGGGCGAGTTTCCGGCGGCTCGGAAAGATTAATTTATCTTTATACTCTGATGCTTTCCAAGTTCTACGAAGTAACGGTTTTATCAACTCGTTCGTTGGATTATATAAGCTGGAAAAATCAGATTCCAGTTAAGGAAATTACCCCGGTTCAATTGGGACCGGATATAGAAAAAAAAATTTCCTCCGAATGGTTGGAAACAAATTCCGAAGATCGAATTCGAATACTTCGCTTTTCAGTCGAGAAGGAACGACAAATTCAGAAATTTAACAAGTATTCCGATCGGATATTGAACGATCGCGCGTACGGTCCCTTTTCTAAGAATGCTTTCAAATCCGAAGAGGATCAAGAACGAATTTGGGTAGAAATGCAAGGGCCCTATTGCCCCGACCTTATACAATATATCGAAACGAATGAACGAGATTATGATGTTTTCGTTTTCGTTTCATACTTATATTATCCGATGGTTTACGGACTTCCATTAGTCGCCAAAAAATCTTTGGTAATACCCACGCTGCACGACGAGCCTCCTGCGAAACTGTCCATCTACAGAAATCTTTTCAAGGATGATTCCGCATACAGCTTCAATACTCCGGAGGAAAGAACTCTCTTTAAGAATATATACGGTTTTTCTCCGACTTTGGAAAACGTAATCGGGATGCACCTTGAGACTCCCGAACCGGAAATGCTCGAACGCAAACAGTTAAAGAAAGAGACGGATTGTTTTGATTTTCTTTACGTAGGTAGAATAGACGAAGGCAAAGGTGTCTCCGAGCTTGTGGAATTTTTTGCCGATTGGCAAAGAAGAACCGGAAGACGGGATAAACTTCTGCTTGCCGGAAAGGGCGATCTTAAATTACTCCACAAACTTACGAAGTATCCGTTTCTTCAAGTTTTAGGATTCATAGAAGAATCCAAGAAGGCTCGCTACATTTTAGAAGCGGATGTGCTCATCAATCCTTCGCCAATGGAAAGTTTTTCTATAATTCTAATGGAAGCATGGATCCGGGGAACTGCAGTATTAGTGAACGGAAAATCGGAAGTATTAAAGGGTCATTGCCTGAGAAGTAACGGCGGACTATACTATATCGATAAGCAGAGTTTTGCCGCCGTCGCGGATTATCTAGTTTCTCATCCGAAAGAAAGAGAGACTATGGGAATCAACGGAAAAAGGTACGTTCAATTGAATTTTAATCCGGACATCGTCGAAAAGAAATTGATCAACATAGTCGAACGAACGATTCGCCGCAGATATTCTGAATAA
- a CDS encoding DMT family transporter, which produces MNWILLITAGLFEVGFTTCMKLSDGFRDWKYAIGFLIFACLSFFFLNRSTQTISLGTAYAVWTGIGAAGTVVIGIFFFGESAQAWRIFFLSTLIASVIGLKFVAIE; this is translated from the coding sequence ATGAATTGGATATTATTAATTACTGCGGGTCTTTTCGAAGTCGGTTTTACCACCTGCATGAAACTTTCCGACGGATTCAGAGATTGGAAATATGCGATAGGGTTTCTGATCTTTGCATGTTTAAGTTTCTTTTTTCTGAATCGATCCACTCAGACGATTTCCTTAGGAACTGCATATGCGGTGTGGACAGGAATCGGTGCAGCAGGAACAGTAGTTATAGGAATTTTCTTTTTCGGGGAGTCTGCTCAGGCCTGGCGAATATTCTTTTTATCGACGTTGATCGCTTCCGTCATCGGATTAAAGTTTGTAGCGATAGAATAG
- a CDS encoding MarR family winged helix-turn-helix transcriptional regulator has translation MARAKTDKLQELSERFRTFSRDLKKEFSQVISQEGYTMNEFIVLRNLFLNRLRSADLARELDVSPAYITVLIEKLRAKGLLDAIRNEGDRRAWDLELTSTGKKIFQKLDSKITDCVSERFQMLDAAEIESLNKMMIRLSERKDS, from the coding sequence ATGGCTCGGGCCAAAACAGACAAACTCCAGGAATTATCGGAAAGGTTTAGAACCTTTTCCAGAGATTTGAAAAAAGAATTCAGCCAGGTAATTTCTCAGGAAGGATACACGATGAACGAATTTATCGTGCTTCGAAATCTTTTTCTCAATCGACTTCGGTCAGCGGATCTTGCGAGAGAATTGGATGTTAGCCCGGCTTACATAACGGTTTTGATTGAGAAATTAAGAGCGAAAGGACTTTTAGACGCGATTCGAAACGAAGGGGATCGACGGGCCTGGGATTTGGAACTAACTTCTACCGGGAAGAAAATTTTCCAAAAATTGGATTCGAAAATCACGGATTGTGTAAGTGAACGCTTTCAGATGTTGGACGCCGCCGAAATCGAATCCTTAAACAAAATGATGATTCGTTTGTCGGAAAGAAAGGATTCATAA
- a CDS encoding inositol monophosphatase family protein, with the protein MSYENEIKIRYQHFLNFTPKVMDFLIHTHRDEDLSISYKGNIESDLVTKADRGSENLIVDEIRNAFPQDHILGEEGSSYQGTTSFKWIIDPLDGTVNYSHRVPLYCTCIGLEDMERRKPVMGIVPLPALGQIYHAMEGGGAFRDKSRISVSKTKEIKHALLCTGFPYDREDRIDRLVFNLRNFLLKSRGVRRTGSAGLDLCWVADGKFDAFWEEDLKPWDMTAAAAILLEAGGKLSTYDNNDFHPYVSNVVASNGKLHDRMIEILEEFLNKP; encoded by the coding sequence ATGAGCTACGAAAACGAGATAAAAATTCGATACCAGCATTTCTTAAACTTCACACCGAAAGTTATGGATTTTTTAATTCATACTCATCGGGATGAGGACCTGTCGATTTCTTACAAAGGAAATATAGAATCGGATCTCGTCACGAAAGCAGATAGAGGTTCGGAAAATCTGATCGTAGACGAGATTCGAAATGCATTTCCTCAAGATCATATTTTAGGTGAAGAAGGTTCTTCGTACCAAGGAACTACGTCATTTAAATGGATTATAGATCCGCTGGATGGCACGGTGAACTATTCTCATCGAGTTCCGCTCTACTGTACTTGTATCGGTTTAGAGGATATGGAGAGAAGAAAGCCTGTTATGGGAATCGTGCCTCTACCTGCGTTGGGACAGATTTATCATGCGATGGAAGGTGGGGGAGCATTTAGAGATAAGTCTAGAATCTCGGTCTCTAAAACGAAGGAAATAAAGCACGCTCTTCTTTGCACAGGTTTTCCTTACGATCGTGAAGATCGAATTGATCGACTCGTTTTTAATCTCCGAAATTTTTTGTTAAAGTCGAGAGGCGTTCGTCGTACGGGTTCCGCGGGATTGGATTTATGCTGGGTTGCTGACGGTAAGTTCGACGCATTTTGGGAAGAAGACTTAAAACCCTGGGATATGACTGCCGCTGCGGCCATTTTGCTTGAAGCCGGCGGAAAGCTCAGCACGTATGATAATAATGACTTTCATCCGTACGTATCGAATGTTGTAGCCTCAAACGGGAAACTACACGATAGAATGATTGAAATTTTGGAAGAATTTCTGAATAAACCGTAG